The proteins below are encoded in one region of Halocatena salina:
- a CDS encoding glycoside hydrolase family 3 N-terminal domain-containing protein, whose product MQPDPDGGDSRTTTDRVEQILERMTLTEKAAQLGSVNADALFDERGRLDETALDEHLSNGIGHLTRLGGEGGLSPQTAAERTNDIQGYLQEETRLGIPAIPHEECLSGYMGPEGTTFPQMIGVASTWSPDLLAEITDSIRSQLEAIGTAHALSPVLDVARDLRWGRVEETFGEDPYLVASMACSYVDGLQNDGDGISATLKHFAGHSVGAGGKNRSSVSLGRRELRETHLFPFEAAVRTANAESVMNAYHDIDGVPCASDHWLLTDVLRGEWGFEGTVVSDYYSVEFLRSEHGVAADRQEAGITALEAGIDVELPYTDCYGEHLSAAVEEGQLDEETIDRAVRRVLRMKARKGLLDDASVDPKTASDPFGTAATELTARAARESMTLLKNEDDLLPLGEELDTLAVVGPKADDPQELMGDYAYPAHYPEEEIDFEATTPLDAVRVRSDDCGFEVRYERGCTTTGHDTDGIDRAVDAVTDADVAVAFVGARSAVDFSDAEGDDDRPSVPTSGEGCDVVDLGLPGVQQELVERCHETDTPLIVVVVSGKPHSIEWIAERVPAVLQAWLPGEQGGEGVASVLFGEHNPSGHLPVSIPRTVGQLPIHYSRKPNTATEEYVYTGSDPLYVFGHGLSYTDFEYGDLSLSTDELPPTGTVTAEITVANTGDRSGHDVVQLYASAQNPDQARPVQELVGFERVHIDAGEAKRVRFEVDASQLAYHDRNLDLAVEAGPYEFRVGHSAADIVTSASFEVTETKPVPLPERTYFTKTGVSGAER is encoded by the coding sequence GCCGATGCGCTCTTCGACGAGCGTGGTCGCCTCGACGAAACAGCACTCGACGAACACCTCTCGAACGGGATCGGGCACTTGACGCGTCTCGGTGGTGAGGGTGGACTGTCGCCACAGACGGCCGCCGAACGCACGAACGATATACAGGGGTATCTTCAAGAGGAGACCCGTCTCGGCATCCCGGCCATTCCCCACGAGGAGTGTCTGAGCGGTTACATGGGTCCTGAAGGAACGACGTTCCCACAGATGATTGGAGTGGCGAGCACGTGGTCGCCGGATCTTCTCGCGGAGATCACCGACAGCATCCGGAGCCAGTTGGAGGCGATCGGCACTGCACACGCCCTGTCCCCGGTTCTCGACGTGGCGCGTGATCTTCGGTGGGGACGCGTCGAAGAGACGTTCGGCGAGGACCCGTATCTCGTCGCGTCGATGGCGTGTAGCTACGTCGACGGACTCCAGAATGATGGTGATGGGATCTCGGCAACGTTGAAACATTTCGCCGGCCACAGCGTTGGCGCTGGCGGCAAGAATCGGAGTTCGGTGTCACTCGGTCGTCGCGAACTCCGTGAGACCCACTTGTTCCCCTTCGAGGCAGCGGTTCGAACGGCGAATGCCGAATCCGTGATGAACGCCTACCACGACATCGACGGCGTGCCCTGTGCCAGCGATCACTGGTTACTGACCGACGTTCTCCGCGGAGAGTGGGGCTTCGAGGGAACGGTCGTCTCCGACTATTACAGCGTCGAATTCCTCCGGAGCGAGCACGGCGTGGCTGCCGACCGGCAGGAAGCAGGGATCACCGCACTCGAGGCTGGGATCGACGTCGAACTCCCATACACGGACTGCTACGGAGAACATCTCAGTGCTGCCGTCGAGGAAGGCCAGCTTGACGAAGAAACGATCGACCGGGCCGTTCGGCGCGTCCTGCGCATGAAAGCGCGGAAAGGACTGCTCGACGACGCTTCGGTCGATCCCAAGACGGCGAGTGATCCGTTCGGAACCGCGGCGACGGAACTCACCGCGCGGGCGGCGCGCGAATCGATGACGTTGTTGAAGAACGAGGACGACCTGCTCCCCCTTGGAGAGGAGTTGGATACGCTCGCGGTCGTCGGCCCGAAGGCGGACGATCCCCAAGAGCTGATGGGTGATTACGCCTACCCCGCCCACTATCCCGAAGAGGAGATCGACTTCGAGGCGACGACCCCCCTCGATGCCGTCCGCGTCCGGAGTGACGATTGCGGATTCGAGGTGCGCTACGAACGGGGTTGTACAACGACCGGCCACGATACCGACGGGATCGACCGGGCTGTCGACGCTGTGACCGATGCCGATGTCGCCGTTGCGTTCGTCGGTGCTCGCTCTGCCGTGGACTTCTCCGATGCCGAGGGGGACGACGACAGGCCAAGCGTCCCGACGAGCGGTGAGGGCTGCGACGTGGTGGATCTGGGTCTTCCCGGTGTCCAACAGGAACTAGTTGAGCGATGTCACGAGACAGACACGCCGCTCATCGTCGTCGTCGTGAGTGGCAAACCCCACTCGATCGAGTGGATCGCCGAGCGCGTCCCTGCCGTGCTTCAGGCGTGGCTCCCCGGCGAACAGGGCGGGGAGGGGGTCGCAAGCGTGCTGTTCGGTGAACACAACCCCAGTGGCCATCTCCCGGTGTCCATCCCGCGCACCGTCGGACAACTCCCGATCCATTACAGTCGCAAGCCCAACACCGCGACCGAGGAGTACGTCTACACGGGGAGTGATCCGCTGTACGTGTTCGGCCACGGGTTGAGCTACACCGACTTCGAGTACGGTGATCTCTCGCTGTCGACCGACGAGCTTCCACCGACAGGAACGGTGACCGCCGAGATAACCGTCGCGAACACCGGTGATCGATCGGGCCACGACGTAGTACAGTTGTACGCCAGCGCGCAGAATCCAGATCAAGCGCGTCCGGTTCAGGAACTCGTCGGATTCGAACGCGTCCACATCGATGCGGGCGAGGCCAAACGGGTCCGTTTCGAAGTCGACGCCTCACAACTCGCCTACCACGACCGAAATCTCGATCTTGCCGTCGAGGCGGGTCCGTACGAGTTCCGGGTCGGCCATTCGGCAGCCGACATCGTTACGTCAGCCTCGTTCGAGGTGACGGAAACGAAACCCGTGCCGTTGCCCGAACGAACGTACTTCACTAAGACGGGCGTGTCAGGCGCCGAACGCTGA